A segment of the Romeriopsis navalis LEGE 11480 genome:
TTTCCTATGAAGAAGCCGGGGGCGAGCGGAAGACGGTGAATATTCCGATCTTGAAGATTTCTAGTGGCCAAAAGCTCACCGACTGGGTCGCCTTCACCGCCAACCTCCGCAACGCAAATAACCGATAAATTCGCGAAAACCGCCAGAAATTACTGAACTCTCCACCTGACGATCGGGGCAGTCTAGCCACTAGAGCCTCGATCGTTTCGGCGATTTTCTGATCTTCTGCTAGGTTTCTGCCATGACCGCGATCGACAACGTGCCGACCCACCCTGCCTCGACACCGTATCTCCAACTCAGCGCCCTCCAACTCACCCGCGATGTCACCAATCAATCCGGTCAAAAGCGTCGCCTGCTCGATAACATCAGCCTGATTATTGAACCCGGCCAAGTCGTCGCCCTCGTCGGCGGCAGCGGCGCAGGCAAATCGACCCTGATGCGCACCCTGCTCGGCATCGAACCGACCAACGGCGGGCGCGTCGATCTCAATGGCCAACCGCTCCGACAAAACTTCGACCACTACCGCCACCAAATTGGCTACGTCCCCCAAGATGACATCATCCACGGCAACTTAACCGTCGCCGAAGCCCTGGCCTACGCCGCCAAACTCCGCCTGCCAGCCAACTGCAATATTCGCAAAATCATTCACGTCACGCTGCATCAGATCGGCATGCTGAATCACCGCGACACCCTGGTACACAAGCTCAGCGGCGGCCAACGCAAACGCATCAGCATCGGCGTCGAACTGCTCGCCGACCCCAAGCTATTTTTCCTGGATGAACCCACCTCCGGACTTGATCCAGGTCTGGACAAAAAAATGATGCAGCTCTTGCGACAGCTCGCCGACCAAGGTCGCACCATTGTCCTCGTCACCCACGCCACCACCAATCTACATC
Coding sequences within it:
- a CDS encoding ABC transporter ATP-binding protein; its protein translation is MTAIDNVPTHPASTPYLQLSALQLTRDVTNQSGQKRRLLDNISLIIEPGQVVALVGGSGAGKSTLMRTLLGIEPTNGGRVDLNGQPLRQNFDHYRHQIGYVPQDDIIHGNLTVAEALAYAAKLRLPANCNIRKIIHVTLHQIGMLNHRDTLVHKLSGGQRKRISIGVELLADPKLFFLDEPTSGLDPGLDKKMMQLLRQLADQGRTIVLVTHATTNLH